Proteins co-encoded in one Phalacrocorax carbo chromosome 5, bPhaCar2.1, whole genome shotgun sequence genomic window:
- the PTPRCAP gene encoding protein tyrosine phosphatase receptor type C-associated protein: MAGARWPLPVSVLVALAGLAAAGEPEGSHSDRVVGALLGVLLCLVVGLAVAWHHLCQLSAGRYHPLPMGHRVLVLLRGRWRQLRGHQHSCPIDGEVAAAAPLDEEKELMPWSQDQRPEDDEEEEKDEDDEPEEEREDEEAGASPPGEEQVAGGSAEALLSDLHAFSGTAAWGDAKPHITAL; the protein is encoded by the exons ATG GCTGGAGCGCGGTGGCCCCTGCCGGTATCGGTGCTGGTGGCGTTGGCCGGTTTGGCAGCAGCGGGAGAGCCGGAGGGGAGCCACAGCGACCGGGTGGTGGGTGCCCTGCTGGgagtgctgctctgcctggtggTGGGGCTGGCCGTGGCCTGGCACCATCTCTGCCAGCTCTCGGCCGGACGCTACCACCCTTTGCCCATGGGTCACcgggtgctggtgctgctgcggGGACGCTGGCGCCAGCTGCGGGGACACCAGCACTCCTGCCCTATAGACGGGGAGgtggcggcggccgcccccctGGATGAGGAGAAAGAGTTGATGCCATGGAGCCAGGACCAGAGACCGGAGGAtgacgaggaggaggagaaggatgaGGATGATGAGCCGGAGGAAGAGCGGGAGGATGAGGAGGCTGGGGCGAGCCCCCCGGGCGAGGAGCAAGTGGCAGGAGGCAGCGCCGAGGCCCTGCTCAGTGACCTTCACGCCTTTTCAGGGACGGCGGCGTGGGGGGACGCCAAGCCCCACATCACAGCCCTATga
- the RPS6KB2 gene encoding ribosomal protein S6 kinase beta-2 — MAGVFDIDLETEEGSDGDEPELGAEMELEPRGNGLEPVGHYEEIEISESSVNNGPEHIGPHCFELLRVLGKGGYGKVFQVRKVQGTNTGKIFAMKVLKKAKIACNAKDTAHTRAERNILEAVKHPFIVDLIYAFQTGGKLYLILECLSGGELFMQLEREGIFLEDTACFYLSEITLALGHLHSHGIIYRDLKPENIMLNSQGHIKLTDFGLCKESIHDGAVTHTFCGTIEYMAPEILVRSGHNRAVDWWSLGALMYDMLTGSPPFTAENRKKTIDKILKGKLVLPPYLTPDARDLLKKFLKRNPNQRVGGGPGDAADVQKQPFFRHINWEDLLARRLDPPFKPCLQSEEDVSQFDTRFTRQTPVDSPDDAAISESANQAFLGFTYVAPSVLESIKEGFSFQPKVRSPRRLNSSPRTPVSPVKFSPFDAFKPGTAGEPMELGATLPPPQESTAPLPIKTSGGAKKQKGGRGRVPR, encoded by the exons ATGGCGGGGGTGTTCGACATCGACCTGGAGACCGAGGAGGGCAGCGACGGGGACGAGCCCGAGCTGGGCGCC GAGATGGAGCTGGAACCCCGGGGGAACGGCCTGGA GCCGGTGGGGCACTACGAGGAGATCGAGATCTCGGAGAGCAGCGTCAACAACGGCCCTGAGCACATCGGTCCCCACTGCTTCGAGCTGCTCCGCGTCCTGGGCAAGGGCGGCTATGGCAAG GTGTTCCAGGTCCGCAAAGTGCAGGGCACCAACACAGGGAAGATCTTCGCCATGAAGGTCCTGAAGAAG GCCAAGATCGCCTGCAACGCCAAGGACACGGCGCACACCCGGGCCGAGAGGAACATCCTGGAGGCCGTCAAGCACCCCTTCATCGTCGACCTCATCTACGCCTTCCAGACGGGCGGCAAGCTCTACCTCATCCTGGAGTGCCTCAGTG GCGGAGAGCTCTTCATGCAGCTGGAGCGGGAGGGCATCTTCCTGGAGGACACCGCCTG TTTCTACCTGAGCGAGATCACGCTGGCACTGGGTCACCTGCACTCCCACGGCATCATCTACCGTGACCTCAAGCCGGAGAACATCATGCTCAACAGCCAAG GTCACATCAAGCTCACAGACTTTGGGCTGTGCAAGGAGTCGATCCACGACGGGGCCGTCACCCACACCTTCTGCGGCACCATCGAGTACAT GGCCCCCGAAATCCTGGTGCGCAGCGGGCACAACCGGGCGGTGGACTGGTGGAGCCTGGGCGCCCTGATGTATGACATGCTCACAGGATCG CCCCCCTTCACCGCTGAGAACCGCAAGAAGACCATCGACAAGATCCTCAAGGGCAAACTGGTCCTGCCGCCGTACCTGACGCCCGACGCACGGGACCTGCTCAAGAag TTCCTCAAGAGAAACCCCAACCAGCGGGTTGGGGGGGGCCCAGGCGACGCGGCCGAtgtgcag AAGCAGCCTTTCTTCCGCCACATCAACTGGGAGGACCTGCTGGCTCGCAGGCTGGACCCCCccttcaaaccctgcctg CAATCAGAGGAGGACGTCAGCCAGTTCGACACCCGCTTCACCCGCCAGACGCCCGTCGACAGCCCCGATGACGCCGCCATCAGTGAAAGTGCCAACCAGGCCTTCCTg ggctTCACCTACGTAGCCCCCTCGGTGCTGGAGAGCATCAAGGAGGGGTTCTCCTTCCAGCCCAAGGTgcgctccccccgccgcctcaACAGCAGCCCCCGCACCCCTGTCAG ccctgtgaAGTTTTCCCCCTTCGACGCGTTCAAACCAGGGACGGCGGGGGAGCCGATGGAgctgggggccaccctgccccccccccaagagAGCACAGCCCCGCTCCCCATCAAGACCTCCGGGGGTGCCAAGAAGCAGaaggggggccgggggcgggtGCCCAGgtag
- the CORO1B gene encoding coronin-1B — protein MSFRKVVRQSKFRHVFGQPVKTEQCYDDIRVSRVTWDSTFCAVNPSFVAIIVEASGGGAFLVLPLHKTGRIDKSYPTVCGHTGPVLDIDWCPHNDYVIASGSEDCTVMVWQIPENGLSQPLTEPVVVLEGHSKRVGIIAWHPTARNVLLSAGCDNVVLIWNVGTAEELYRLEGLHPDLIYSVSWSRDGALFCTACKDKSVRVIDPRRGTVVAEKERAHEGARPMRAIFLADGKIFTTGFSRMSERQLALWDVDNLEEPMGLQELDSSNGALLPFYDPDTNVVYVCGKGDSSIRYFEITEEPPYIHFLNTFTSKEPQRGMGWMPKRGLDVSKCEIARFYKLHERKCEPIIMTVPRKSDLFQDDLYPDTAGPEAALEAEEWVAGQTAGPVLVSLRQAYVPSKQRDLKVSRRTLLHESCPPASTAGPTTPPPTPPTAPAPARLSAPPALGTGPSAPTGGGRLEEVLQEVAALRALVAEQGQRIARLEEQLSRLENGHV, from the exons ATGTCGTTTCGGAAGGTGGTGCGGCAGAGCAAGTTCCGGCACGTTTTCGGGCAGCCGGTGAAAACGGAGCAGTGCTACGATGACATCCGCGTCTCCCGCGTCACTTGGGACAGCACCTTCTGCGCCGTCAACCCTTCCTTCGTCGCCATCATCGTGGAGGCCAGCGGTGGCGGCGCCTTCCTCGTCCTACCCCTGCACAAG ACCGGGCGCATTGACAAGTCGTACCCCACGGTGTGCGGGCACACGGGCCCCGTCCTCGACATCGACTGGTGTCCCCACAACGACTATGTCATCGCCAGCGGCTCGGAGGACTGCACCGTCATG GTCTGGCAGATCCCCGAAAATGGGCTCAGCCAGCCGCTGACGGAGCCGGTGGTGGTGCTGGAGGGGCACTCGAAGCGCGTGGGCATCATCGCCTGGCACCCCACCGCTCGCAACGTCCTGCTCAGCGCCG GCTGCGACAACGTGGTGCTGATCTGGAACGTGGGCACGGCGGAGGAGCTGTACCGCCTGGAGGGGCTGCACCCCGACCTCATCTACAGCGTCAGCTGGAGCCGCGACGGCGCCCTTTTCTGCACCGCCTGCAAGGACAAGAGCGTCCGCGTCATCGATCCCCGCCGCGGCACCGTGGTGGCC GAGAAGGAGCGGGCGCACGAGGGGGCTCGCCCCATGCGGGCCATCTTCTTGGCTGACGGCAAGATCTTCACCACCGGTTTCAGCCGTATGAGCGAGCGGCAGCTGGCGCTGTGGGACGTG GACAACCTGGAGGAGCCCatggggctgcaggagctggactccagcaaCGGGGCTCTGCTGCCTTTCTACGACCCCGACACCAACGTGGTCTACGTCTGCGGCAAG GGCGATTCGAGCATCCGGTACTTTGAGATCACGGAGGAGCCACCCTACATCCACTTCCTCAACACCTTCACCAGTAAGGAGCCCCAGCGGGGCATGGGTTGGATGCCCAAGCGCGGGCTGGACGTCAGCAAGTGCGAGATCGCCAG GTTCTACAAGCTGCATGAGCGCAAGTGCGAGCCCATCATCATGACGGTGCCAAGGAAG TCGGACCTGTTCCAGGACGACCTGTACCCCGACACGGCGGGCCCGGAGGCGGCGCTGGAGGCGGAGGAGTGGGTGGCGGGGCAGACGGCGGGGCCGGTGCTGGTGTCCCTGCGCCAGGCCTACGTCCCCAGCAAGCAGCGGGACCTCAAGGTGAGCCGCCGCACCCTCCTCCACGAGAGCTGCCCCCCTGCCTCCACCGCCGGCCCCACCACGccgccccccacgccccccaccgcgcccgcccccgcccgcctcAGCGCCCCGCCGGCCCTCGGCACCGGCCCCTCTGCACCCACG GGGGGCGGGCGGCtggaggaggtgctgcaggaggtggcCGCGCTGCGGGCGCTGGTGGCGGAGCAGGGCCAGCGCATCGCCCGCCTGGAGGAGCAGCTCAGCCGCCTCGAGAACGGCCACGTCTAG
- the CARNS1 gene encoding carnosine synthase 1, whose translation MPSPKDQEWAGPEALCPGWLEDEAPDGEVPEDSGDPDCATHAYELLQSALRQEGLPHTLDRSTEPRTGFGPLDMTVCILGSPTSFLPVLLEGGTRCPGAMVLCLSPTWASRVPSETSPGAWSLLLSRGVSFEAGGHSVLETFVPPRRANYVTGTFMAGGPEGGWVGELARDLDCPTGGSVPLVHRLEDPLVTRWVLAARAGLPVPPTLAFILGPGRDLPMDPVAPGVRLVRLEDPQGQESLVREEVDAFLGGTAMEPYSQVAVRPAGWRWRGTGARSTHGKEEGAAVAQAVGARLRGLQEEESVLLEALVPTARLPVPPPRSPAPRLPMALRICTLVCRSWGDRPQLCQVACGVGRAEAPVRHGAALPQGLDSSLQQWGVVASGQRQALATRLRGAAEAAMAAILATEAELSPQQRGGARAHTDLLGVDFLLACVDDALELVALSTNSQRCLETCLLAEAMGRAVGSHPGDLPRLLAEALLHRAQCHLVEGKDILLIGAGGISKSFVWEAARDYGLRIHLVESDPEHFAAGLVQTFLPYDSREHRRDEEHAERVTELVRARGLRPHACLSYWDDCVVLAALVCQRLGLRGSPPAAVRVAKQKSRTHQHLQRCRRGRPPPAAFAVPCRRLQSHGDVERAAGAVPFPAVAKLEFGAGGVGVRLVESTEQCHAHAARLWRDLRGDADHPGIGLGWGNAMLLMEYVPGTEHDVDLVVFEGRLVGAWVSDNGPTRLPAFLETAACLPSCLPADRQAQLVRAALQCCLACGLRDGVFNVELKLGPAGPRLLEINPRMGGFYLRDWIREVYGPDLLLAAVLVALGLPPVLPARPVPRTHLAGVMCLDSEHGPALGSGGGLAALRELQNRGLVRLNRLFEESAGTGEYEEPCLSVACGGVTRAEACLRLLGLCQALAIDSPRYPVEHFLSHFK comes from the exons ATGCCGAGCCCGAAGGACCAGGAGTGGGCTGGGCCAGAGGCGCTGTGCCCGGGCTGGCTGGAGGATGAGGCCCCTGATGGCGAGGTGCCCGAGGACAGCGGGGACCCCGACTGTGCCACCCATGCCTACGAGCTGCTCCAGAGTGCGCTGCGCCAGGAGGGGCTGCCCCACACGCTGGATCGCTCCACAGAGCCCCGCACGG GATTTGGCCCGCTGGACATGACCGTGTGCATCCTGGGCTCCCCCACCTCCTTCCTGCCCGTCCTGCTGGAGGGTGGCACCCGCTGCCCAG GTGCCATGGTGCTGTGCCTGTCGCCCACCTGGGCCAGCCGGGTGCCCTCGGAGACATCCCCGGGTGCCTGGTCACTGCTGCTTTCCCGGGGGGTCTCCTTTGAGGCGGGGGGTCACAGCGTCCTGGAGACCTTCGTGCCCCCCCGCCGGGCCAACTACGTGACGGGAACCTTCATGGCGGGGGGCCCCGAGGGCGGCTGGGTGGGCGAGCTGGCCCGTGACCTCGACTGCCCCACGGGGGGCTCGGTCCCGCTCGTCCACCGGCTTGAGGACCCTCTGGTCACCCGTTGGGTGCTGGCGGCCCGTGCTGGCCTGCCCGTGCCCCCCACCCTGGCATTCATCCTGGGGCCAGGGAGGGACCTGCCCATGGACCCAGTGGCCCCAGGGGTGAGGCTGGTGCGGCTGGAGGACCCCCAGGGCCAGGAGAGCCTGGTGCGGGAGGAGGTCGATGCCTTCCTGGGGGGCACTGCCATGGAGCCCTACAGCCAG GTGGCGGTGCGGCCGGCGGGGTGGCGGTGGCGCGGGACGGGCGCCCGCAGCAcccatgggaaggaggagggggcagcGGTGGCGCAGGCGGTGGGTGCCCGGCTCCgcgggctgcaggaggaggagagcgtCCTGCTGGAGGCCCTGGTGCCCACCGCCCGcctgcccgtgccccccccAC gcagcccagccccacggctgcccaTGGCCCTGCGCATCTGCACCCTCGTCTGCAGGTCCTGGGGGGACcggccccagctctgccag GTGGCATGCGGCGTGGGGCGTGCGGAGGCGCCGGTGCGGCACGGGGCGGCGTTGCCCCAGGGCCTGGACTCCAGCCTGCAGCAGTGGGGGGTGGTGGCCTCCGGCCAGCGTCAGGCCCTGGCCACGCGCCTGCGGGGGGCCGCCGAGGCCGCCATGGCCGCCATCCTGGCCACCGAGGCCGAGCTGAGCCCCCAGCAGCGCGGCGGCGCCCGCGCCCACACCGACCTCCTGG gcGTGGATTTCTTGCTGGCGTGCGTGGATGATGCCCTGGAGCTGGTGGCCCTGTCCACCAACAGCCAGCGGTGCCTGGAGACCTGCCTGCTGGCCGAGGCTATGGGGCGCGCCGTGGGGAGCCACCCCGGTGACCTGCCCCGGCTGCTGGCTGAAGCCCTGCTACACCGGGCGCAGTGTCACCTGGTTGAGGGCAAGGACATCCTGCTCATCGGGGCCGGTGGCATCAGCAAGAGCTTTGTCTGGGAGGCAGCCCGCGACTACGGCCTGAGG ATCCACCTGGTGGAGTCGGACCCAGAGCACTTTGCAGCGGGGCTGGTGCAGACCTTCCTGCCCTACGACAGCCGGGAGCACCGGCGGGACGAGGAACACGCGGAGCGGGTGACGGAGCTGGTACGCGCCCGGGGGCTGCGGCCCCACGCCTGCCTCTCCTACTGGGACGACTGCGTGGTACTGGCGGCACTGGTGTGCCAACGCCTGGGGCTACGCGGCAGCCCGCCCGCCGCCGTCCGCGTGGCCAAGCAGAAGAGCCGGACCCACCAGCACCTACAGCGGtgccgccggggccgcccgccgcccgccgccttCGCCGTGCCTTGCCGCCGGCTGCAGAGCCACGGGGACGTGGAACGGGCGGCCGGCGCCGTGCCTTTCCCCGCCGTGGCCAAACTGGAGTTCGGGGCGGGCGGCGTTGGCGTGCGGTTGGTGGAGAGCACCGAGCAGTGCCACGCACACGCCGCCCGCCTGTGGCGTGACCTGCGGGGTGACGCCGATCACCCGGGCATCGGGTTAGGTTGGGGCAACGCCATGTTGCTGATGGAGTACGTGCCGGGTACCGAGCACGACGTCGATTTGGTGGTCTTCGAAGGGCGGTTGGTGGGCGCTTGGGTATCCGACAACGGCCCCACGCGTctgccagctttcctggagacggccgcctgcctgccctcctgcctgcccgccGACCGGCAAGCGCAGCTGGTGCGGgcagccctgcagtgctgcctggCCTGCGGGCTGCGGGACGGCGTCTTCAACGTGGAGCTAAAGCTGGGGCCGGCTGGTCCCCGGCTGCTGGAGATCAACCCCCGTATGGGGGGTTTCTACCTCCGCGACTGGATCCGCGAGGTCTACGGCCCCGACTTGCTGCTGGCGGCCGTACTGGTGGCCCTGGGGTTGCCGCCGGTGCTGCCCGCACGCCCCGTACCCCGCACCCACTTGGCCGGCGTTATGTGCTTGGATTCGGAGCACGGGCCGGCCctggggagcggcggggggctTGCGGCGCTGCGGGAGCTGCAAAATCGCGGCCTCGTCCGTCTCAACCGCCTTTTCGAGGAATCGGCGGGGACGGGCGAGTACGAGGAGCCCTGCCTGAGCGTGGCTTGCGGCGGGGTGACGCGGGCGGAGGCCTGCCTGCgcctgctggggctctgccagGCGCTGGCCATCGACTCGCCCCGCTACCCCGTCGAGCATTTTTTATCCCATTTCAAATAG
- the RAD9A gene encoding cell cycle checkpoint control protein RAD9A isoform X1 yields MKCVVTGGNVKVLGRAVHALSRIGDELYLEPTESGLSLRTVNSSRSAFASFLFAPLFFQLYEAGGAPPDRQLFRCKVHMKTFLGIFRSLPSLDKTVWKCLILLKPRASRLVVQLHCKYGVTKTHNLAFHECEQLQAVFDTRRCASSLCAPARVLAEAVVHFPPTLAEVTLEAGPGGKISLRSYVDDETEPRKTMVTELWLAEDEFQTVAVTPGSHITFCLKEFRGLLTFAEASNLPLTIHYDVPGRPVVFTLDDTVLEAHLVLATLLDPESSLQPAPPNGVSHLPVPSDDFGDDLESYMIAMETSAYEEGSGVPPSPTFPLCTPRPAESNPEEEEEEEEEEGAVPGTPPHKKFRSLFFGSVLTPGGPSPAPTQEVLAEDSDGEY; encoded by the exons ATGAAGTGCGTCGTCACTGGGGGCAACGTCAAAG TCCTTGGCCGAGCCGTGCACGCCCTGTCCCGCATCGGGGACGAGCTCTACCTGGAGCCCACCGAGAGCGGG ctGTCCCTGCGCACCGTCAACTCCTCCCGCTCCGCCTTCGCCTCCTTCCTCTTCGCGCCCCTCTTCTTCCAGCTGTACGAGGCGGGCGGCGCCCCGCCTGACAGACAGCTCTTCCGATGCAAAGTCCACATGAAG ACCTTCCTGGGCATCTTCCGCTCGTTGCCTTCGTTGGACAAGACGGTGTGGAAATGTCTCATCCTGCTCAAACCCCGGGCCAGCCGCTTGGTCGTGCAGCTCCACTGCAAGTACG GCGTCACCAAGACCCACAATCTGGCCTTCCACGAATGCGAGCAGCTACAGGCCGTCTTCGACACCCGCCGCTGCGCCAGCAGCCTCTGCGCCCCGGCACG GGTGCTGGCGGAGGCCGTGGTCCACTTCCCCCCGACGCTGGCTGAAGTGACGCTGGAGGCTGGCCCCGGGGGCAAGATCAGCCTCCGGAGCTACGTGGATGATGAGACAG AGCCGAGGAAGACAATGGTTACGGAGCTGTGGTTGGCTGAGGATGAGTTCCAGACGGTGGCTGTGACCCCGGGCTCCCACATCACCTTCTGCCTCAAGGAGTTTCGG GGACTTCTGACCTTCGCTGAAGCCTCCAACCTGCCCCTCACCATCCACTACGATGTGCCTGGCAG GCCGGTGGTCTTCACCCTGGATGACACCGTGCTGGAGGCTCACCTGGTGCTGGCCACCCTCTTGGACCCCGAAAGCAGCTTGCAGCCCGCCCCGCCCAACGG TGTGTCCCACCTGCCCGTCCCATCAGATGACTTTGGTGATGACCTTGAATCCTACATGATTGCTATGGAAACCAGTGCCTACGAGGAGGGCTCAggggtgccccccagccccaccttcCCCCTGTGTACCCCACGTCCAGCTGAAAGCAAccctgaggaagaggaggaggaagaggaggaggaaggagctgtgCCAGGGACACCACCTCACAAGAAG ttTCGCTCCCTGTTTTTTGGCTCAGTGCTGACGCCAGGcgggcccagcccggcccccaCCCAGGAGGTGCTGGCAGAGGACAGCGATGGTGAATACTGA
- the GPR152 gene encoding probable G-protein coupled receptor 152 translates to MEPSNATLPPTPSLPPPSTLAWDGQLLVACAALGLPANAFTLWLTGWRLRCRGLATFIFSLAASDFLFLANSILQIWSVAHSHQWLLGNHLCRLHQFLYALGYYSGLFLLAAISLDRCLLVAAPLWYRCRRPDHLPAALCTGAWLVAGGCSVPDTVLSAADELLPGLVVCRSERGSWEVLMRWLEVVVEGLLPFGVVVACHGAALVLARCRRGQGGRPPARFQHIVVATLSAYVMLHLPFQVTQLLQLVAPSPPGHLLYLLGLAFNLSSCLNPCLYLLLGSRACHHLARLLRAALSPGPPAAVTPVPPTAVKPVPLSTVSPGPPAAGTPVPSTAIATVPPTAVTPVPLTTLSPEPPTPVTPVPPTTPVPPTTPVPLTTLSPGPPTTPVPLTTLSPVPPTPVTPVPPTTPVPPTTPVPLTTLSPGPPTPVTPVPPTTPVPPTAVTHPLAEAPIGSPLAAP, encoded by the coding sequence ATGGAGCCGTCGAACGCCacgctgccccccaccccgtccctgccaccccccagcaccctggcgTGGGACGGGCAGCTGCTGGTGGCCTGCGCAGCGCTGGGGCTACCAGCCAACGCCTTCACCCTCTGGCTGACGGGCTGGCGCCTGCGGTGCCGGGGACTGGCCACCTTCATCTTCAGCCTGGCCGCCTCCGACTTCCTATTCCTCGCCAACTCGATCCTGCAGATCTGGTCGGTGGCCCACAGTCACCAGTGGCTTTTGGGCAACCACCTGTGCCGTCTCCACCAGTTCCTCTATGCCTTGGGCTACTACAGCGGGCTCTTCTTGCTGGCGGCCATCAGCCTGGACCGCTGCCTGCTGGTGGCCGCCCCGCTCTGGTACCGGTGCCGGCGACCAGACCATTTACCGGCGGCGTTGTGCACAGGCGCCTGGCTGGTGGCGGGAGGTTGCAGCGTGCCGGACACGGTGCTGTCGGCGGCGGACGAGCTGCTGCCCGGTTTGGTGGTGTGCCGTAGCgagagggggagctgggaaGTGCTGATGAGGTggctggaggtggtggtggaggggcTGCTGCCCTTCGGCGTGGTCGTGGCTTGCCACGGGGCCGCCCTGGTGCTGGCCCGGTGTCGGCGTGGCCAaggcggccgcccgcccgctcgTTTCCAGCACATCGTGGTGGCCACGCTGAGCGCCTACGTGATGCTGCACCTGCCTTTCCAGGtcacccagctgctgcagctggtggcccccagcccccccggccaCCTCCTCTACCTGCTGGGGCTGGCCTTCAACCTCAGCAGCTGCCTCAACCCCTGCCTCTACCTGCTGCTCGGCTCCCGCGCCTGCCACCACCTCGCCCGCCTGCTGcgggctgccctcagccccgGGCCACCTGCCGCCGTCACCCCCGTGCCACCCACTGCCGTCAAACCCGTGCCACTCTCCACCGTCAGCCCTGGGCCACCCGCCGCTGGCACCCCAGTGCCATCCACTGCCATTGCCACTGTGCCACCCACTGCTGTCACCCCAGTGCCACTCACCACCCTCAGCCCTGAGCCACCCACTCCTGTCACCCCTGTGCCACCCACCACCCCTGTGCCACCCACCACCCCAGTGCCACTCACCACCCTCAGCCCTGGGCCACCCACCACCCCTGTGCCACTCACCACCCTCAGCCCTGTGCCACCCACTCCTGTCACCCCTGTGCCACCCACCACCCCTGTGCCACCCACCACCCCTGTGCCACTCACCACCCTCAGCCCTGGGCCACCCACTCCTGTCACCCCTGTGCCACCCACCACCCCAGTGCCACCCACTGCTGTCACCCACCCACTGGCCGAGGCACCCATTGGGTCCCCACTGGCAGCTCCATAA
- the RAD9A gene encoding cell cycle checkpoint control protein RAD9A isoform X2, which produces MKTFLGIFRSLPSLDKTVWKCLILLKPRASRLVVQLHCKYGVTKTHNLAFHECEQLQAVFDTRRCASSLCAPARVLAEAVVHFPPTLAEVTLEAGPGGKISLRSYVDDETEPRKTMVTELWLAEDEFQTVAVTPGSHITFCLKEFRGLLTFAEASNLPLTIHYDVPGRPVVFTLDDTVLEAHLVLATLLDPESSLQPAPPNGVSHLPVPSDDFGDDLESYMIAMETSAYEEGSGVPPSPTFPLCTPRPAESNPEEEEEEEEEEGAVPGTPPHKKFRSLFFGSVLTPGGPSPAPTQEVLAEDSDGEY; this is translated from the exons ATGAAG ACCTTCCTGGGCATCTTCCGCTCGTTGCCTTCGTTGGACAAGACGGTGTGGAAATGTCTCATCCTGCTCAAACCCCGGGCCAGCCGCTTGGTCGTGCAGCTCCACTGCAAGTACG GCGTCACCAAGACCCACAATCTGGCCTTCCACGAATGCGAGCAGCTACAGGCCGTCTTCGACACCCGCCGCTGCGCCAGCAGCCTCTGCGCCCCGGCACG GGTGCTGGCGGAGGCCGTGGTCCACTTCCCCCCGACGCTGGCTGAAGTGACGCTGGAGGCTGGCCCCGGGGGCAAGATCAGCCTCCGGAGCTACGTGGATGATGAGACAG AGCCGAGGAAGACAATGGTTACGGAGCTGTGGTTGGCTGAGGATGAGTTCCAGACGGTGGCTGTGACCCCGGGCTCCCACATCACCTTCTGCCTCAAGGAGTTTCGG GGACTTCTGACCTTCGCTGAAGCCTCCAACCTGCCCCTCACCATCCACTACGATGTGCCTGGCAG GCCGGTGGTCTTCACCCTGGATGACACCGTGCTGGAGGCTCACCTGGTGCTGGCCACCCTCTTGGACCCCGAAAGCAGCTTGCAGCCCGCCCCGCCCAACGG TGTGTCCCACCTGCCCGTCCCATCAGATGACTTTGGTGATGACCTTGAATCCTACATGATTGCTATGGAAACCAGTGCCTACGAGGAGGGCTCAggggtgccccccagccccaccttcCCCCTGTGTACCCCACGTCCAGCTGAAAGCAAccctgaggaagaggaggaggaagaggaggaggaaggagctgtgCCAGGGACACCACCTCACAAGAAG ttTCGCTCCCTGTTTTTTGGCTCAGTGCTGACGCCAGGcgggcccagcccggcccccaCCCAGGAGGTGCTGGCAGAGGACAGCGATGGTGAATACTGA
- the PPP1CA gene encoding serine/threonine-protein phosphatase PP1-alpha catalytic subunit, producing the protein MADTEKLNLDSIISRLLEVQGSRPGKNVQLTENEIRGLCLKSREIFLSQPILLELEAPLKICGDIHGQYYDLLRLFEYGGFPPESNYLFLGDYVDRGKQSLETICLLLAYKIKYPENFFLLRGNHECASINRIYGFYDECKRRYNIKLWKTFTDCFNCLPIAAIVDEKIFCCHGGLSPDLQSMEQIRRIMRPTDVPDQGLLCDLLWSDPDKDVQGWGENDRGVSFTFGAEVVAKFLHKHDLDLICRAHQVVEDGYEFFAKRQLVTLFSAPNYCGEFDNAGAMMSVDETLMCSFQILKPADKNKGKYGQFSGLNPAGRPVTPPRNSAKAKK; encoded by the exons ATGGCGGACACCGAGAAGCTCAACCTCGACTCCATCATCAGCCGCCTCCTGGAGG TCCAAGGATCGCGGCCGGGGAAGAACGTGCAGCTGACGGAGAACGAGATCCGGGGGCTTTGCCTCAAGTCGCGAGAGATCTTCCTCAGCCAGCCCATCCTTCTGGAGCTGGAGGCACCCCTCAAGATCTGCG GTGACATCCACGGGCAGTACTACGACCTGCTGCGGCTCTTTGAGTACGGGGGCTTCCCTCCGGAGAGCAACTACCTGTTCCTGGGTGACTATGTGGACCGGGGCAAGCAGTCGCTGGAGACTATCTGCCTGCTGCTCGCTTACAAGATCAAGTACCCCGAGAACTTCTTCCTGCTGCGCGGCAACCACGAGTGTGCCAGCATCAACCGCATCTATGGCTTTTATGATGAGT GCAAACGGCGATACAACATCAAGCTTTGGAAGACATTCACCGACTGCTTCAACTGTTTGCCCATCGCCGCTATCGTGGATGAGAAGATCTTCTGCTGCCACGGAG GGTTGTCTCCTGACCTGCAGTCGATGGAGCAGATTCGGCGGATCATGCGCCCCACGGACGTGCCGGATCAAGGCCTGCTCTGCGACCTCCTCTGGTCTGACCCCGACAAGGatgtgcagggctggggtgagAACGACCGTGGTGTCTCCTTCACCTTTGGGGCGGAGGTTGTGGCGAAGTTCCTGCACAAGCACGACCTGGACCTCATCTGCCGGGCGCACCAG GTGGTGGAGGACGGCTACGAGTTCTTCGCCAAGCGCCAGCTCGTCACCCTCTTCTCGGCGCCCAACTACTGCGGGGAGTTTGACAACGCGGGCGCCATGATGAGCGTGGACGAAACACTGATGTGTTCATTTCag ATTTTGAAGCCGGCCGACAAGAACAAGGGCAAATACGGGCAGTTCAGCGGGCTGAACCCCGCAGGACGCCCCGTCACCCCTCCCCGCAACTCTGCCAAAGCCAAGAAATGA